The genomic stretch gaaaatgatTTGATGATAACTCACTTGATTCTGATTGAAGTAGAGAAGAAGGAATACTGAGATCCCAAACAACATATCTGACCAAATGTTAGCAAATGCTTTACGGTTCTCCAATCTCCATTCATCTCGCAGCTCTAACCTGTCGGTTATAGAGAAGACACAACTAATGATGTTAAACTACATGCTACAAAAGACAATCcaaacaaaacaataataaGGCACTGTGAAAAAGCTAGAAGATTTCTGACTCGAGCTCCCTTTTCTAGTAAAAATGAGAGTAGCAGTGATCCTATTCATATGAATCATAACTATGCATAATTAATGTTTTCTTCAATTCTTACATGAAATTTAAGCTGTTAGATGAagcaaaagaaaataattatgtgTAAATTGACAAGATTCACTAAAATGTGCCAGTGGGGACTAAAATACTTACGCTTTTTGTCGTAACTCCAAGTAAAGGTCCTTATCAGAAAGAGGGGGAGATTTACCAATCTCTACTTCAAGCCGATATCGTGCTTTCTCAAGTTTTAGAGACTTGACCATTTCAAGCTTTTGATTCCTCCTAACATCAAGCAATTGTGCCGCGAGTGGTACTTTTTCTACATATCTGGTTAAGATATTGTAGAACTCATCAAGTCCCCATTGACAAAACTATGTAACAATAAGATAGCAGCAGTTGCAGCCACTTAGGGGACGTTTACTTTGAGTAGTACGATtgtttgataaaaataatccaCCATTACCTTGATGGAGTGACTAATTTTAACTTGTTTGACCATCCTATCCTCTGAAAATAATCCTATGTTTTATCAATCTATCCTATTATTCAAAGTAAACACCCCCTAACGTTAATAATTACTATATTCATATAAATGCTATTTATAAGGAGTTTAGCAAATACCTGTATAAGCTACTATATGGAAGTAGAGATTTTTTTCAGAAGTTCAAAGAGTAATCAAGCAATCATCTAATATTTTATACTTATGCAATTTGCTTGATGTCAAATTTTAATATTAGGCAAATATGCTCCTGCGGCAATGAATTCATAGTCAAGTCCATAAAAGTTATCTCATACATCTAAAAGATGAGAAAGGAGTAAAGGGAGAGTAGAATCCAGTTGAAGCAAATGCTCAAGAAGGGCGAAGGCTAGTTGCAGTGTGCGTAGTAAGGTAAAATACTGTCAACAATTCAGATAACTTGTGCGGTTTGAACAAATAGCTTAATGCATACAAGTTCACATCACATGAGGAAGAGCAGCATTAATAACATGCTAACATCACGCTTGGCAGCATGAAGTAGTACTATCAAGTTGCTGACACAGAACAGAACTTCAGTTAACATTCACATATCTTACTAAGATCGAGTTAGCCATTTCTTTGAGACAAAAAGTAATCTGAATGTGGAAAGGTATGAATCGTGTGATATTAGACtgtactttttatttttctcgAAGAAGCACTAGCATACTTATCAGGTTACTTTCTAGAGAAACAAATAAAAGGCTAGTTTGTATCTTTAAACCGAGTGCGAAAATACATCGTATGGTAAGATTTACCTGTCCAGAAAAGGCATAAGAACGTAGTCATGAACCAAGAAATCCACAGCCCATGGAACAATGACCAGGACTGCCAAAAATTTAGCCTGAAATGAGAAAGAATGTAATGAAAATAGTGAATAATACTACTCACTAACAAGATGAAAATTGTGTGAGGCTGATTACTAATTCGTTCTATGAAAAACATACGAGCACCAAGCATCGAAATATACTATTTTCAGGTTTATTAACTACTCTAAATGTTGAGTATTTTCACAGAACACACTAATAAATTATGGCCAATACTAGTCATACATACATGCTCTGCTACTTGGAACAGGAACTTTGATaatttttatagaaaaaatgcAACACAGCAAGTTCTAACATTAGAGATATGTTGCTGCAAGGCAAGGCTTAAAAGTTGAAATCAAATTCCACAACAACAATGCTACCCAATAAGGTATAATTATAGAGTTCTTATGcatcaaatggatttatctCTATGACAATGAACTTAACTCTAACTCACCGAATTGAATGAGGCATAGCGGAAAACTCGATCTTCATACAGAATATCATCATCCTCTCTGCCTAAAACTAAATCCCTCACAGACTTAGCCAACCCTCTACCAGAAAACACCTCCCTAAAATCATCCTCAACATCATCTCCCGGTTTCCCAACCGCCCCATTAGAGTCTTGAACCCATGAACCACCATTACTAACATCATCACCATCATACGTCCCATCAACAATCCAGTCCTCCCACCTCCGATTCTCCTCATTCTTCACATCCTCCTGTGCTTCCCTCAATTCCACAATAGCCTCTGCTCGCCTTCTCCACGCCTCAAACTTCTCATTCGCGGATAACCCCATATCActcacctcctcctcctcctcctctagCACTTCGAATGCAGCATCATCCTTCAAACCAAGCCAATTCCCATCCTCATCAAAGAAGAACCTCTGCCACCAACTCCTCTTCTTTGAATGCTTTTTCTTTGCATTCGGCACCAGCCCACTATGTTTTCTCCTCCCACAACTCAATTGCACCCCAGAAATCGAAGCATTGCCACAGGGGAAAGAATTATCCGAGACACAACTATAATTAGACAAGACTAGATTTTGACATAAGACAAGTGAAGTGCTCATCAAGAACATGAAACGCCTTCCACATTTTAAGCCTCATGAAGCAGTAAAGACACAATCTTGCTGGAACAAGCTCACTAAGCACGCAAAGTTAGACATTAAATCAGTCAATCACGCAAACCCCACAAGCCTAGAAATCATATTTGTAATTGCAACCCAAATTTCAAAGATTAAATGGCAGTGATAATGGCCAAAGAAACTAGACCAAGAATGAGAAAAATTGTAGAAACCTGATCCACAACTGTAATgctagaaaaatgaaaaaagaaaacaagaaatgtTTTGTGGGTTTATCCAGAGGGATAGTGATAGCCAAGCGGGAGACGGATAAcggttttggtttgatttttttttctttacccTTCAAAACCAAGACTAGAGATTATGCTGATTGTTGTGATTTGAAGGAAAGTTTAGGCACTAAACAGGAATTTGAGCCTTACATTTTTCATTGTTGTTTTCTATATTAGCAGAATTCATATGAATATACGTAAATAGGATAAGAGCCTCAGCTGAATAGAGGATATTTCCACATGATATTCCGACGTCCATTCGCTTTTTCATCATCTCAGGATTATCTTTTTAAAACGTgggattttgtaaatatatgTGTCCCTGGATAAAGGCAATGGCGAAATCGCCAAAtattgattttgtttgtttttagattattcataTTCgcataaattacaaaaaatccTAATCCTTTTTAAAATGTTATTGAATTTATAGTATccttaataatttattaaaacacAAATCTGTATAATCGCAATAATTCAATTATCATATTACTACCTCTATCTCCCAAATATTATCTCACTTTAACCCGACACGAGTTCTAAGAAATATAacggaaagtgagttgaaaaagtcaGTGAATTGtgggtcctatttttatatattagttttataataaaatgtgagtagaaatgagttagtggaatatgaggcctactataaaaaataataaaaagtgaaatgggataaACTTTGGGGgatggacggaaatggaaaaatgagacaaacttttGGTAAGAGAGGTAGTAATACTATCCATCTCATCTATCAAGCCAAACGATCAATCACAATTTTCAATTATCTAATTTACACATAATATAATGTATTTGGATGAGATTCAACCAATATTTTTGATACACCAATAAAATAAATGCAAatgatttcaaaatttcatatttaatggggtAGTATTTCATTTTCAATTCATTACACTACTACTAAAAACGATTAGAGACCAATTTCGTTTAAATTTGGGCTGAACTTGAAGCCCAACCGAGCCCATTAAGCCCGAGGATGGAACGACGTCGTTCTGTTTGGGGAGGAGGGTTTTAGCCGCCGGCCTGAGGGTTGAAAGCAGAAGTAAAGGAGAAAAACCGTAGTCGGAAACCAATCAATCAGCGATGAAGCCGGTGGTGGGGACGGTGGTGTCCAACAAAATGCAGAAATCCGTGGTTGTGGCGGTGGACCGTCTCTTCCACCACAAGCTCTACAACCGCTACGTCAAGCGCACCTCAAAATTCATGGCGCACGACGAGCAAAATAACTGCAATATCGGTGATCGCGTCAGTACTCTTTCACACATACACACTCTCTCGCACGCATATGATTCGTACAACAATTGACTGACATCACGTTTTCCGGTTCCGATTTCAGGTGAGGTTGGATCCTTCGCGGCCGCTCAGCAAGCGGAAGCATTGGACCGTGGCTGAAATCCTTAAGAAAGCTAGAATATACGTGGCGCCAACTGTCAACAAGGATGTTTCAACTCCAGTTGATTCGAGCAGCAAGACATCTTGAGGTGTGATTTTCGTTGCCTCTCGCAGCTTAGGATTTAGGATATTTCTTGAAATGCGTCGGGTTAGGTTTCAGAGCTTGTTAGGTTAGGCTTCTGTGTTATTCGTTAGGTAATTCATGAAATACTTTTGCATTTGCAGCTTACTCTTTATGCGTGTGGATGATTGGGAATTTAGGGTACTGATTGAAATTCGTCGGATTAGGTTTGAGAGCTTGTTAAGTTAGGCTTCTGTGTTATTTGTTAGGCATTTCATGAAGTCATAAAAGTCGAATCTTCCAACAAGGTCTGGAATTGTTTGTTCGTCTGCACGCTTCAATGCATCAGATTATTCTCTTGCGAGTTTCATGGTGCAGAGATTGTAAAGTTTGTTGTGCTGGGATATTAGCATGAATAGGATGATATCTGAGATGTGTTAGGCTTAATCTAATGTTTGATGGAATGCCCCTGTTTATTTACAGTATAGGATATGTGTTCTTTTCTCTATGTCGCTATCTATATTTGTAGGTGGTTTAAGAACGATAACGTTTTGATTTCAAATGAACTCTTTGGTTTCCTTCTACGTTCCGAATCAAGTTTATGCTCTCCTTTATGATCTAGAAACTTCTTGAGCATTTTGCTTATGTTAGGCTGATAAAGTGATATGGGATCGAACTCGAAATTTTTAATAGAAGGGTTGTTTAGGATCTTGTACATTGCAAAACTAAGATGGTTATTGCCAAAATTCTAATTTTATCTTCAGTTTCTTGCTTAAGATGGTAATTGTTTGTAATAATAAGATGGCAATTTAAGTAGAAAATGAGGAGTATGCTTCAGGGTGTGCTCGGTTACACAAACTGGAAGAAGCATCAAATGTTTACTTTGTCTTTACTATTTAAATGGTTTAATAATGTCCCCTCATAGATATATATGGTAGTTGtgtaatttttatgaaaatacaAAACTTGATTTGCTTAATGTATGCTATATTGCTATGAGGGATGCTTTTGCtcttttaattctcttcctCATTGTACAAGAAGTGTGTATAAACAGATatagggatgtaatcaaatgcaaactctaaatattgtacaaactccaaactgttatctggaccgttagaaaatgtcaacagacaaccgatgataaaataatagcaacaaaaaatgtcaagaAATGTCgacggttgatgttgtgttgacatattttgttgctgttattttgtcatctgttgatattttctaacggtccagatcatagtttggagtttgtacaatactTAGATTTTGCATTTCATCACTACCCAACTGATATATCTATGTCCCCTCATAGATATATATTGtatttgtgtaatttttatgaaaataccAAACTTGATCTGCTTAATTGTATGCTATGAGGGATGCTTTTGCTCTTTTAATCCCCTTCCTCATTGTACAAGAAGTGTGTATAAACAGAACTCTATGTTGGTCATATTGTCTTTTGGGGTTACATTGGAAATTCAACAGCTATCATTCCAAAGTTTCTAAAGAGaatttaatagtatataaactataatctgatgtTAAACTCATTGACTGAAAATGCATTTAGtagttaaattcataattttgcaTGTTATATACTTTTGCATAACTATTAACGGGGGCAGGGAATTCAAAATTTCCAACACAAGGATGTTAACTGGACCTTTGTACCTATTAGTCTTCTAAAGAATTAAACAGGACCTAGCCCTATAAGCCTCCATTTTCATGACTATTATTTCTCATTGATTTGTAATGTGTTATAGATTAGTACAAAATTCTAATCTCAAATGATTGATGTTCGATGCGCAGGTCCTCTCGCCTCAAT from Salvia splendens isolate huo1 chromosome 4, SspV2, whole genome shotgun sequence encodes the following:
- the LOC121799960 gene encoding chloroplast envelope membrane protein-like, with the protein product MFLMSTSLVLCQNLVLSNYSCVSDNSFPCGNASISGVQLSCGRRKHSGLVPNAKKKHSKKRSWWQRFFFDEDGNWLGLKDDAAFEVLEEEEEEVSDMGLSANEKFEAWRRRAEAIVELREAQEDVKNEENRRWEDWIVDGTYDGDDVSNGGSWVQDSNGAVGKPGDDVEDDFREVFSGRGLAKSVRDLVLGREDDDILYEDRVFRYASFNSAKFLAVLVIVPWAVDFLVHDYVLMPFLDRYVEKVPLAAQLLDVRRNQKLEMVKSLKLEKARYRLEVEIGKSPPLSDKDLYLELRQKALELRDEWRLENRKAFANIWSDMLFGISVFLLLYFNQNQVALLKFTGYKLLNNISDTGKAFLIILITDIFLGYHSESGWQTLLEVMVEHFGLEIDSNSITIFVCLIPVILDACVKLWMFKFLPRLSPKVANIFQEMKRH
- the LOC121799962 gene encoding 30S ribosomal protein S17-like; the protein is MKPVVGTVVSNKMQKSVVVAVDRLFHHKLYNRYVKRTSKFMAHDEQNNCNIGDRVRLDPSRPLSKRKHWTVAEILKKARIYVAPTVNKDVSTPVDSSSKTS